In a genomic window of Gigantopelta aegis isolate Gae_Host chromosome 9, Gae_host_genome, whole genome shotgun sequence:
- the LOC121380407 gene encoding sulfate transporter-like encodes MELSLDTVTPDDDFETICIKRRVYTQPDLDKVYNETPTPRTLKERTRKACQYNKKTVCKGILSMLPIFHFFRWYKWRQNLVSDALAGLSVAFMHLPVSLAMGILSSLKPIYGLYTSFFGILFYTIFGTSRHVSFGTNSVLTLLTATIVEREADLKYGDVDIPSNLSAVDSTIENERLEYKVGIAMAAAFMTGLILLVMGLLRLGFITSYLSVSFVGGFTTGAAFHIATSQVSKILGINVRSHSGAGKIVFVYMDIIKNIANTNVGDLIVGIISMVILLGVKIGINERYKKKMKMPIPIDLTLVITATIISHFAEFERRFGISVVGHIPSGMPVPRLPDVNALGRIGQDSFIIAILAFAMSISMAKLCATLHSYEIDSNQELIAYGASNVLGSFFQCFPMCVAPPRTMLLSSLGAKTTLNAIPTAIFMLVVLLVAGPLFVSLPVTLLAAMIIVAVKNVLLQVRQLPNVWMVCKSDFVIWLVTVIVCILVDLDIGIIVGVGTSIFTVIVQSQFSSGRLVGISEQEDIYLDLKGRKNIKELNGVKILYFNTQLFFASVDRFKSELFKKTFNPLNFEIGRGINDNETCIHHIIIDCSAMTYIDTAGVNVLKMVIKQFKRAGTEVFLANCCRCMLIVLDRAQVYDILPKDHVFFSVHDAVTKAAGARLFVVKL; translated from the coding sequence ATGGAATTGTCCTTGGATACCGTAACTCCCGATGATGATTTTGAGACGATTTGCATCAAGCGTCGAGTCTACACACAACCCGACTTGGACAAGGTCTACAATGAAACGCCAACGCCTAGAACCTTGAAAGAACGCACCAGAAAGGCATGTCAGTACAACAAGAAGACCGTTTGTAAAGGCATCCTGTCAATGTTACCCATTTTCCATTTCTTTAGGTGGTATAAGTGGAGACAGAACCTGGTcagtgatgcactggctggtcTGTCTGTTGCCTTCATGCATCTACCAGTAAGTCTCGCTATGGGTATTCTTTCATCACTTAAACCCATTTATGGGTTGTACACCTCATTCtttggaatattattttatacaatatttGGCACGTCTCGCCATGTTTCCTTTGGAACGAATTCTGTATTGACTCTTCTGACTGCCACTATAGTGGAAAGGGAGGCCGATTTAAAATATGGTGATGTAGACATTCCTTCAAACCTAAGTGCAGTAGACTCAACTATCGAAAATGAAAGACTGGAGTACAAAGTTGGTATTGCAATGGCTGCTGCTTTCATGACTGGACTAATTTTACTTGTAATGGGTTTACTGAGATTAGGGTTTATCACCAGCTATCTTTCTGTCTCATTTGTTGGTGGATTTACAACGGGAGCAGCCTTTCACATCGCGACCAGTCAAGTCAGCAAAATATTAGGCATCAATGTACGAAGTCACTCTGGAGCTGGAAAAATAGTGTTCGTGTATATGGACATAATTAAGAACATTGCAAACACAAATGTTGGAGATCTCATTGTTGGCATAATAAGCATGGTCATTTTGCTAGGAGTGAAGATTGGAATCAATGAACGTTAtaagaagaaaatgaaaatgcctATACCTATAGATCTGACTCTTGTTATTACAGCAACAATAATTTCACATTTTGCTGAGTTTGAAAGACGCTTCGGAATTTCTGTGGTTGGGCATATTCCATCTGGAATGCCTGTACCACGTCTACCAGATGTAAATGCATTAGGTAGAATCGGCCAAGACAGCTTCATAATCGCTATACTGGCTTTTGCTATGTCAATATCCATGGCAAAGCTTTGTGCTACTCTGCATAGCTATGAAATAGACAGCAACCAAGAGTTAATAGCCTACGGAGCATCCAATGTGCTCGGGTCATTTTTTCAGTGTTTTCCAATGTGTGTGGCACCACCAAGAACAATGCTCCTTAGTTCGCTTGGAGCCAAAACAACGCTGAATGCGATTCCAACTGCCATATTTATGCTGGTAGTGTTGCTGGTGGCGGGTCCACTCTTTGTCTCTCTTCCAGTAACTCTTTTGGCAGCAATGATTATCGTAGCAGTGAAGAATGTACTGCTTCAAGTCAGACAACTTCCTAATGTTTGGATGGTCTGCAAATCAGATTTTGTGATTTGGCTGGTAACAGTAATAGTTTGCATTCTAGTTGATCTTGATATTGGCATTATTGTAGGAGTGGGAACATCTATATTTACAGTCATCGTCCAGAGTCAGTTTTCATCTGGGCGACTGGTTGGAATCTCAGAGCAAGAAGACATTTACCTCGACCTCAAGGGTCGCAAAAATATCAAAGAACTGAACGGGGTAAAAATACTTTACTTTaacacacaattattttttgCCAGCGTGGACAGATTTAAATCGGAGCTTTTTAAGAAAACGTTTAATCCATTAAATTTTGAGATTGGTAGGGGTATAAACGACAATGAAACGTGTATCCATCACATCATTATAGACTGTTCCGCTATGACCTACATTGACACGGCTGGTGTAAATGTCCTTAAGATGGTCATTAAGCAATTCAAGCGAGCTGGGACAGAAGTATTTCTTGCAAACTGTTGCCGCTGTATGTTGATTGTGTTGGACAGAGCTCAGGTTTATGACATCCTGCCAAAAGATCATGTTTTCTTCAGTGTACACGACGCTGTGACCAAAGCTGCTGGAGCGAGATTATTTGTAGTGAAACTGTAG
- the LOC121381982 gene encoding solute carrier family 26 member 6-like, giving the protein MDLSLDTVTPDVFETITIKRRVYTQQDLDKVYNETPTPKILKQHIGNSCRCTKNTVCKGILSMLPIFHCIRWYKWRQNLVSDTLAGLSVAFMQLPIGLAMGILSSLKPIYGLYSTFFGIVFYAIFGTSRHMSFGTNAVLSLLTATIVEREADLKYGGGGGGIPSNLSAVDPALENEILQYKVGVAMAAAFMSGLILLVMGLLRFGFITSYLSVSFVGGFTTAAAFHIATSQVSKILGIKVGGHTGPGKIVLVYVDIIKNIANTNVGDLIVGLISMAILLGVKVGINERYGKKMKMPVPIDLIIVITATIISHFAEFERRFGISVVAHIPSGMPVPRLPDVSALGRIGQDSFIIAILAFAMSISMAKLCATLHSYEIDSNQELVAYGATNLLGSFFQCFPMCVAPPRTMLLSSLGAKTTLNAIPTAIFMLVVLLVAGPLFVSLPVTVLAAMIIVAVKNVLLQVRQLPNLWKVCKSDFVIWLVTVIVCILVDLDIGIIVGVGTSVFTVIVQSQFSSGRLVGVSEQEDIYLDLKGHKNIKELKGIKIFYFNTTLFFASVERFKSQLFQKTFNPLHFEMGKCIIVDGSNGKTMSNSVNEDKNWIHHIIIDCSAMTYIDTAGVNVLKMVITQYRRAGTEVCLANCCRSMLVVLDSAQVYDILPKDHVFFSVHDAVTTAAGARLFVVKL; this is encoded by the coding sequence ATGGACTTATCCTTAGATACGGTAACTCCCGATGTTTTTGAGACGATTACCATCAAGCGTCGAGTCTACACTCAACAGGACTTGGACAAGGTCTACAATGAAACGCCAACACCGAAAATCTTGAAACAACACATCGGAAATTCATGTCGGTGCACCAAGAACACAGTTTGTAAAGGCATCCTGTCAATGTTACCCATTTTCCATTGCATTAGGTGGTATAAGTGGAGACAGAACCTGGTCAGTGATACACTGGCTGGTCTTTCTGTTGCCTTCATGCAGCTACCAATAGGTCTCGCCATGGGTATTCTTTCATCACTTAAACCTATTTATGGGTTGTACAGCACGTTCTTTGGAATTGTCTTTTATGCAATCTTTGGCACATCTCGACATATGTCATTTGGAACGAATGCTGTATTGTCTCTTCTAACTGCCACTATAGTTGAAAGGGAGGCCGATTTAAaatatggtggtggtggtggtgggattCCTTCAAACCTAAGTGCGGTTGACCCAGCTTTAGAAAATGAAATACTGCAGTACAAAGTGGGTGTCGCAATGGCTGCCGCTTTCATGTCTGGACTAATTTTACTTGTGATGGGTTTACTGAGATTCGGTTTTATCACCAGCTATCTTTCCGTCTCATTCGTTGGTGGATTTACAACGGCAGCAGCATTTCACATCGCGACCAGTCAAGTCAGCAAAATATTGGGCATAAAGGTCGGAGGACACACTGGACCCGGAAAAATCGTTCTCGTGTATGTGGACATAATTAAGAACATTGCAAACACAAATGTTGGGGATCTCATTGTTGGCTTGATAAGCATGGCCATTTTGTTAGGTGTGAAGGTTGGAATCAACGAACGTTATgggaagaaaatgaaaatgcctgTGCCTATAGATCTCATAATTGTTATTACTGCAACAATAATTTCACATTTTGCAGAGTTTGAAAGACGCTTCGGAATTTCTGTAGTAGCACATATTCCATCTGGAATGCCTGTACCACGTCTACCAGATGTAAGTGCATTAGGTAGAATCGGCCAAGACAGCTTCATAATCGCTATACTGGCTTTTGCTATGTCAATATCCATGGCAAAGCTTTGTGCTACTCTGCATAGCTACGAAATAGACAGCAACCAAGAGTTAGTAGCCTATGGAGCAACCAACCTGCTCGGATCATTTTTTCAGTGTTTTCCAATGTGTGTGGCACCACCAAGAACCATGCTTCTTAGTTCGCTTGGAGCCAAAACAACGCTGAATGCGATTCCAACTGCCATATTTATGCTGGTAGTGTTGCTGGTGGCGGGTCCACTCTTCGTCTCTCTTCCAGTAACTGTTTTGGCAGCAATGATTATCGTAGCAGTGAAGAATGTACTGCTTCAAGTGAGACAACTCCCTAATCTTTGGAAGGTCTGCAAATCAGATTTTGTGATTTGGCTGGTAACAGTAATAGTTTGTATTCTAGTTGATCTTGATATTGGTATTATCGTAGGAGTGGGAACATCCGTATTTACAGTCATCGTCCAGAGTCAGTTTTCGTCTGGGCGACTGGTTGGAGTCTCAGAACAAGAAGACATTTACCTCGACCTCAAGGGTcacaaaaatatcaaagaactgaaaggaataaaaatattttatttcaacacaaCGCTGTTTTTTGCCAGCGTGGAAAGATTTAAATCTCAGCTTTTTCAGAAAACGTTTAATCCATTACATTTTGAGATGGGTAAGTGTATTATTGTTGATGGTTCAAATGGCAAAACAATGTCAAACAGTGTAAACGAAGACAAAAACTGGATACATCATATCATTATAGACTGCTCAGCAATGACCTACATTGACACGGCTGGTGTAAATGTCCTTAAGATGGTCATTACTCAATACAGGAGAGCTGGGACAGAAGTATGTTTAGCAAACTGTTGCCGTTCGATGTTGGTTGTGTTGGACAGTGCTCAGGTTTATGACATCCTGCCTAAAGATCATGTTTTCTTCAGTGTACACGACGCTGTGACCACAGCAGCTGGAGCTAGGTTATTTGTGGTGAAACTGTAG